One bacterium genomic region harbors:
- a CDS encoding ANTAR domain-containing protein, giving the protein GLTEEEAYLKIQRYSMDKRISLREVAEAIILTQEMKRKK; this is encoded by the coding sequence GGTCTGACAGAAGAAGAGGCATATCTTAAGATTCAACGCTACTCAATGGATAAACGCATATCTCTTCGAGAAGTCGCAGAGGCAATTATTTTAACACAAGAGATGAAAAGAAAGAAATGA